From Gemmatimonadaceae bacterium, the proteins below share one genomic window:
- a CDS encoding ZIP family metal transporter → MSASTAAYLAVAAVTGLPLLVLVALATSPRPLGRVLPWLVSFGAGALIGAAVFHLLPEAYERHPDVRFVAIAVVAGAVGSFILERLLHRLQHTSHETPAPAPSLSAFDDPAMVAVSAIADGAHNFVDGALIAAAFLAGEGSGLTVALAMLAHELPREIGTFGVFVHYGTRPSRALLLSLLTGALAFLGAGFTFWLGAATATVAELLVPFAAGSFLFVGAAVSISQLKAQRTWDLPLPQLAASAAGFALSALAAAFGGH, encoded by the coding sequence ATGAGCGCCTCCACCGCCGCGTACCTCGCCGTCGCCGCCGTCACCGGCCTGCCGCTGCTGGTACTGGTTGCGTTGGCGACGTCGCCCCGTCCGTTGGGACGCGTGTTGCCGTGGCTGGTGTCCTTCGGCGCGGGCGCGTTGATCGGCGCGGCCGTGTTTCATCTGTTGCCCGAGGCCTACGAGCGCCATCCTGACGTTCGGTTCGTCGCGATCGCAGTCGTAGCGGGCGCAGTCGGAAGTTTCATCCTCGAGCGACTGCTGCACCGCCTGCAGCACACGTCTCACGAGACGCCGGCGCCCGCACCATCGCTCTCGGCGTTCGACGATCCCGCCATGGTCGCGGTGAGTGCCATCGCCGACGGCGCGCACAACTTCGTGGACGGTGCGCTGATTGCCGCCGCGTTCCTGGCCGGCGAAGGCAGTGGCCTCACCGTCGCCCTCGCGATGCTCGCCCACGAACTACCGCGCGAGATCGGGACCTTTGGCGTCTTCGTGCACTACGGCACGCGGCCGAGCCGGGCACTGCTTCTCTCGCTGCTGACGGGTGCGCTCGCGTTCCTCGGGGCCGGCTTCACCTTCTGGCTTGGCGCGGCGACCGCGACGGTCGCCGAGTTGCTCGTGCCCTTCGCTGCCGGTTCGTTCCTTTTTGTCGGCGCCGCCGTGAGCATTTCGCAACTCAAGGCCCAGCGCACCTGGGATCTTCCCTTGCCGCAGCTCGCGGCCAGCGCCGCCGGTTTCGCCCTCAGCGCCCTCGCCGCCGCGTTCGGCGGTCACTGA